Proteins found in one Methylobacter sp. S3L5C genomic segment:
- a CDS encoding cytochrome c peroxidase, which produces MKSPYFLSLFLILITTTVLAQESKSLAVGYSDLPFQPAAPGSYTLPIIGPAANGEILTIEKKSKRLHQFMGGKLVLLSFIYATCNDINGCPLATQVLHKISQQLQKEPELAGKLRLLTLSFDPTHDTPDMMRHYGQNFKTGNLDWQFLTTRDEIALQPMLDAYQQNVQKIYDDKGQFTRTFSHLLRVYLIDTNKNIRNIYSIDFLHADTVINDVKTLLAETPHQVESQPTKIEMFYEAGDNKQNYQKIDYQTRSKALPQRQGKAAELIKFAKSPPLGLPILPQPKDNPTTSLKITLGRKLFYDRRLSLNNTFSCAMCHIPEQGFSSNEISTAVGIEGRSVRRNSPTLYNVGYAQLLFHDGRENNLEQQVWGPLLAHNEMANPSIGYVIDKIKNSPDYSGLFEKAFNKGPNMETIGQAIASYERTLNSADSIFDRWHYGKQSQVVNDEVKRGFALFTNKAACGDCHTINEQSALFTDHKRHNTGVGYAASMQKKPEQQNVQVAPGVFVNVPQQSLTGLNTEKPSDLGYYEISQNPKDRWTYKTPSLRNITLTAPYMHNGSLATLEDVVRFYNQGGIANENLSPLIKPLNLSDSEIADLISFLKVLTGNNIKDLVSDANTATANIKNKVRGLNMPRFLAPSAKERVLVGV; this is translated from the coding sequence ATGAAAAGTCCTTATTTCCTTAGCCTTTTCTTAATTCTGATAACAACAACAGTTCTAGCCCAAGAATCAAAGTCATTAGCAGTTGGTTACTCCGATCTGCCATTCCAACCTGCAGCACCCGGCAGTTATACCTTGCCAATCATCGGCCCTGCTGCCAACGGCGAAATTTTAACTATCGAAAAAAAATCCAAACGACTTCACCAATTTATGGGCGGTAAGTTAGTATTGCTGAGTTTTATTTATGCCACTTGCAATGACATAAACGGCTGTCCGTTGGCAACCCAAGTGCTGCATAAGATTAGCCAACAATTACAAAAAGAACCTGAGTTAGCCGGCAAATTACGACTGTTAACCTTGAGCTTCGACCCGACTCACGATACTCCAGACATGATGCGCCATTACGGCCAGAATTTTAAAACAGGCAATTTAGATTGGCAGTTTCTGACCACCCGCGACGAAATAGCCTTACAACCCATGCTCGATGCTTATCAACAAAATGTGCAGAAAATTTATGATGACAAAGGTCAATTCACCCGCACCTTTTCGCATTTACTGCGAGTGTATCTAATTGACACAAACAAAAATATTCGCAATATCTATAGTATTGATTTTTTGCATGCCGATACCGTTATCAACGATGTAAAAACTTTATTGGCAGAAACCCCGCACCAAGTCGAATCTCAGCCCACCAAAATTGAAATGTTTTATGAGGCCGGCGACAACAAACAAAATTATCAAAAAATTGATTACCAAACGCGTTCCAAGGCGCTGCCTCAGCGCCAAGGTAAAGCAGCCGAGCTGATTAAATTTGCGAAAAGCCCACCGTTAGGTTTGCCTATACTGCCTCAACCTAAAGACAACCCGACGACATCGCTCAAAATCACATTGGGTCGTAAATTATTTTACGACCGTCGTCTGTCTTTAAATAATACCTTTTCCTGCGCTATGTGTCATATCCCTGAGCAAGGTTTCAGCAGTAATGAAATAAGTACTGCAGTAGGTATAGAAGGTCGAAGTGTAAGACGTAATAGCCCTACTCTGTATAATGTCGGTTACGCGCAACTACTATTTCACGATGGTCGCGAAAACAATTTGGAACAGCAAGTGTGGGGACCACTACTGGCACACAACGAAATGGCTAATCCATCCATCGGGTATGTGATCGATAAAATAAAAAATAGCCCTGATTATAGCGGCCTGTTTGAAAAAGCTTTTAACAAAGGCCCGAATATGGAAACGATAGGACAGGCGATAGCGAGTTATGAACGCACACTTAATTCCGCTGACTCGATTTTTGACCGCTGGCATTACGGTAAGCAGTCTCAAGTTGTAAATGATGAGGTTAAACGGGGATTTGCTTTATTTACTAACAAAGCCGCTTGCGGCGACTGCCACACTATTAATGAGCAATCAGCCTTATTCACCGATCACAAACGCCACAACACAGGGGTCGGTTACGCTGCCTCTATGCAAAAAAAACCAGAACAACAAAACGTTCAAGTAGCTCCCGGTGTATTTGTTAATGTTCCCCAACAAAGCTTAACGGGCTTAAATACCGAAAAGCCCAGTGACTTGGGCTATTACGAAATCAGTCAAAATCCCAAGGACCGCTGGACTTATAAAACGCCTTCACTTCGTAATATAACACTGACAGCACCTTATATGCATAACGGTTCGTTAGCCACACTGGAAGATGTCGTGCGTTTTTACAATCAGGGCGGCATTGCCAATGAAAATTTGTCACCGTTAATAAAGCCATTGAATTTATCAGATTCAGAAATAGCGGATTTGATCTCTTTTTTAAAAGTGCTGACTGGCAACAATATTAAAGATCTGGTGTCAGATGCTAATACTGCTACCGCAAATATAAAAAACAAAGTCAGAGGCTTAAACATGCCTCGTTTCTTGGCACCATCAGCAAAGGAAAGGGTTTTGGTCGGCGTTTGA